The DNA segment TTACTGATGGCCTTATAGAAATTGATCCAGATCTGATCATATTTGCTGATCAGCGTCTGATCGGTATATTTAAATGAAGCAATCTTCTGCAGGTTAAGATCGGTAAGCGTATAATTTTGCGCCATAATGTCCAGATTAGACACGGTCAGGTTACCTCCATATAAATCGCGGGTGGCACAATAGGTATACACCCCATTCAATGCTTCTTTGAAACCTTCTTCTGTGGTAAATAATTGTTCCTTGGTTACATCAGATTCTGGCTGTACATCGAGAAATTTCTTGCATGAAGCACAAATCAGCAAGCAGATCGTCACTATATAAATTAATTTTAATGAATTCATGTCGGTAGTTTTTAGAAGGTGGCCTGTAAAGAAAATGTAATGCTTCTGGCGAAGGGTGAATCGATACCCCGCTCTATTTCTACAGTCGATGCCCTGAAAATATCATTCATGGTAAGCGCTGTTCTTAAGCTCTGGAATCCTGCTTTGCGTACAAAATCCTTTTTAAAATCATACGACAGGTAAACCGACTGCAGCTCTATCAAGTTCTCTTTTTGAATAAACCTTGAACTCGCTCTGGTTAAAGAAAGATCTTGTATATTCTTGTATAAAGCAGGATCTCCCGGCTTAAGCCATCTTTGCGACAATGCCCTCCGGTCTACATTAAACCGGGGATCAGCATTTTCAATTCGGTCTACCAGGGTCTGGTTATAAATCTGTCCGCCCATGCGGTAGTAAAAGCTAAAACTGACCATGAAATTCTTATAGCTGATGTTACTGCCAAGATTACCCGCTACCTTAGGTGTGGTATTCCCTACCGGCTGAGTGTCTTTAATGTCATAGTCGTAGGTTAAAGTTCCATCTCTTTTTACATAGATCTCTTTGCCATTTTCCGGGTCAATTCCTAAAGATTTTACGGCATAGATCGTATTCAGCGACTGGCCTTCGTTATACCGCAGCAAAGGCATGGAGATTAAGCCGTTTGCAGCATTCTCATTGTAGGCAGGGTCATTCTGAAGATCGTCGATCTTACTGTTCAGCACTTTTAAGGAATTGGACAGTTTTACCAAGGTATTGGTATTGTGGGCCAGGTTACCGGTAATGTTCACGTTCCAACCCGAAGTATTAATCGCATTGGCGGTAAGGTAGATCTCGTATCCTTTATTGGCCATATCGCCCAGGTTTTCTTTATACGTAGTGAAACCTGTAGACGGCGCAAGGCTGATGTCCGTAATCAGACCTTTGGTAAGTTTGTAATAATAGCGTGGGGAAAGGACTACTCGATCTTTAAACAAGCCGATGTCCAGTCCTGCATCATAGGTTTTGGTTTTCTGCCACTGCAAATTACTGTTGCCATAGCCAAGCTGAGCTGCTCCGATACCGGTAGAATACCAGTTCTGCGAATAGTAGCCGTACATGGATCTGGACATGTATGGTTCAAATCCTACGGAACCAAGCGTTCCTGTACTCGCCTTTAACCTCAGCTGACTAATTACTGCGGATCCCTTAAGGAATTCTTCATTATGAATGTTCCATCCGGTTCCTACCGCCCAGAAAGGTGCAAAACGCTTATTTGATCCAAACGCTGAAGACCCCTCCATCCTGAAAGATCCATCGAACAGGTATTTGTTTTTATAGGAATAGTTACCGGAAAAGAAGGCTCCCGCCGTTCTGCTGATGAGCACATTGCCACCAGGTCCGGAATTTTCTTTATAGATCCTGGCAAAACCGATATTCGTAAACCGGTCGTTAGAAAATCCCTGAGCTTCCACAGATTTAAAATCAGACTTGGCAGAAAGGACATTCGCCCCAAGTACCAAATTGAAGAAATTGTCTGCAACCTGTTTGTTGTAATTGATGGTCAAATTTCCGTCAACGGCAGTTCTGTTTGTCGTAGTGTACCGGTAAGTTCCTCTGTTATTCAGCTTATCTGTCGCATAATCGTAAAATTCATTGCTGGAAGGGGAACGAAATAAATCAGATTTTGAATTGGTTTGATTTAAACTGATCAATCCTTTAATCCGCAGACTGGGCGACAGTTTATAATCAGCAGAAAAGGCATCGATGATTTCCAGATAGGATTCCTTATCGAAATTGTTTAACCCGGCCTCAAACAAGGGGTTAAATACATAGACATTTTTATATTGATTGTCCTGGTTTCTGAAGGTATTTACCCGCCAGTTTGCCAGTTCCTGAATGATCCGGCCGGTGCTGTCGGCTTTAGGAAAATAAGGGTTCATCAGCGCATAGGTAGAAAAACTGCCATAGGGCGAATTCACGGCATTGGTTTGGTTGATGGAAAGGTCATTTCTCAGGATCAGTCTGGGAGAAGGATTATAGGTGAAATTCATCCCCCCGCTAAACCGATCTCTTGTAGCCCCTTTCATGACCCCTGGCTGGGTCTGGTACCTCATGTCAATGCCATAACGGAAATTCTGGTCCCCGCCCTGGGCATTCAGCGCGTGTTTCTGTGCGTAACTATTGCGAAGCGGCTGCGACAACCAATAGGTATCTACCCCACTGGCGACGTTTCTTAACCTGGAAAACAACTGTGCATCCAATACATCCTGTGGAGTATCGCCGCTTGATCCGCCTGTTCTGTACATCCCGGCAAGCTGCTCATACGCAATTTTATCTTTGGCATTGAGCACCTGATAACCGGAAAGATCCGCTCCTGAAAAAGTAAGTTCATAGTTGTATCCCAATTGCAGTTTTCCCGCTACAGGGGCTTTGGTGGTGATCACCATCACGCCATTGGCCGCTCTCGATCCGTAAACAGCCGTTGCGGCAGCATCCTTAAGTAAGGTAATGGAGGCAACGCGGTTCACATCAAGGTCCATTACTTTTTGCAGGGAAACTTCAAATCCATCCAATATAAAGGCCGGCAGGTTAAAAGAACTGGACAAATTGTTCCGGTCCAATACATCATCCCTGTTAGCCGGTATGCCAGGTAATGCGGTAGCCCCCCTCACATTGATTCTTGGCAGGGCATTTGGATCTGATCCGGCCAGGTTATTGTCCAACAATCTGAAGGATGGATCAAATGTCTGAATGGCTTTCAGCACGTTTTGCGGATTGGTTCTTTGCAGGTCTTCGCCCTTAATCACGATGGCATTCCCGGTATAACTCTCTTTTTTGATCGTTTGGTAACCGGTAACAATGACATCACTCATCTGGTTTACCTGATCTTCCATGCTCACGGTTAGAAACTTGGCATCGCCCACTTTTACTTCCTTTTCCTTATATCCGATATAAGTAAACACGAGGATATCGCCCGGTTGTGCATCAATTTTGAACTCCCCTTTGCTATTGGTCTGAGACCTGATATTCTTATTCCCCTTGACGGTAATATTTACACCAGGAATTCCAAGCTGGTTTTGGGGGTCAATCACTTTTCCTGTAATGTCGATCCGGTTGCTGGCAGTTTCGGTCGTATTGCCAACCACCTCATTTCGAACAACAATGGTCTTATCGACGATGTTAAAGGTTAAATTCTGATCAGTAAGACATGCTTTAAGCGCCTCTTCCAGGGGGACATTTTTCAATTCAACATTTAGTATCTGCCTGTTCAGGTTCACCTTCCCACTGTAGAAAAACAGATAGCCGGTTTGTTTTTTTATATCCTTGAAAACGGTTTCAAGTGTGGTGTTTTTTCTGGAAACAGTAACGTTTTGTGAATAGCTGGCGGCATATATATGCATCGTCCCGATCAGTAATAAAATAGCAGTTAATTTCATCACTAATAGTAATTTGTACTTTACCCGCCGCATAAAAAATACGGGGTTGTAAAGAAAAGTTAATTTCATACTTTTGGAATAGAATTAAGTTAATAAATGGCAGCCCGGTCTCAATATCTGGCTGCTGACTTTTTTTGTAACCGGAAGTGGTGAGATACTTCCGGTTTTTTAGTCAAATCTCTTGTGGTTCCTGATTTATTGTAGCTTTTTTATCATCTGTGTTTGGTTTGGTTGGTTAAAGATTTAGGTTCATTATTTTATTGATTCTGGAACTATTGCGGAGGAGTTCGTTGGTCATACGATACTTTGATGGTTTTCCCTGCAACCTCAAATTTTACATTATTGAGTTCCAATATTTTAATCACTTCTGAAAGTTTACTGTTTCTGGAGATCTCTCCGAAATATTTTTCTTCACTGATCGGGCCCACATATATGACATTGACATCGTACCATCTCGCAACCTGCCGCATGACAGATTTAAGGTCATCCCCTTCAAAAGAGAAAATGCCATTGATCCAGGAAGTTTCTTTATTGATATTGACCAGGTGTTTGGCAATAGAATTTTCATCCACCTTATCCAGCACGGCCTGTTCTCCCGGTTCAATTAAAACTGATTTTTTAGCAGTAAATACTTTTACCGCACCTTCCAGCAATGTTGTTTTTATGATTTTTTCATCTCCATAGGCATTGACATTGAAATGGGTGCCTAATACCTCTACAGTCTGCAAGCCGGAAATCACCCTGAACCGCTTGTTTTTATCTTTAGCCACTTCAAAATAGGCCTCCCCATTTAATTCAACCCTACGGTCTGCCGCTTTAAAAGAGGTCGGGAAGGTCATGGACGAAGCCGAGTTCAGCATCACTTTAGTCCCATCTGAAAGTATGATGGTATATTGCCCGCCATTAGGTGTAGAAATGGTATTGTGTGTATTTTCGCTTAATTCATCACCTTCCCTGGAAACAACGGTATAAATCAGTTCCCCATCCTTAGATTTACTGACGCTAATGCCCGATTGATTAGAAATTTCGCCTTTGGCGGCATCATTTAACGCAATTTTCTTTCCATTAGCCAGTGTAAGAATAGCATTATTACCCCCGGGACTAATGGCAGCATCCATTTGAGTGATAGGATCACTCTTTTGCTGGTCAGAAAAGAAATAAATGGAAACGGAAACCAACAACAATACTGCTGCTGCGTATTTGAGCCATCCATAGTTTAGCTTCTTTACCTTTGGCCCGGCAATTTGCTGGTCTATCTTTGCCTTGATGTCCTCTTTTAATTCAGAAAACAAGGGTTCGTTTTCTGAATTAATCAGGTCTTCATTGACCTCAAACATATCATAATAAGTTTCCAGGAACTTCGTTTCCTCCAAACTGCTCTTATGCTGCCTGTATTTTGCAAGAATATCTCTAAAATAATTTTTGTAAGCGCTTTTCATTATCCGTGTTATACCTATATGAGTCACAAAACCCAAAATAGCCCACGCGAAAATGAAATTTATTTTTATTTCAGACTACAACAACAAAAAACACAGTTTTTATCGCGTCTGACAATATAAAACAAGGGTATAAAACAGCATTAGTGAAGTTCTAAGCGTATTTAATGCCTTACCTAATTGATTTCTTACTGTTTTTGGTGAAATTTGTAGTCTATTCGCAATTTCCTGACTACTTAAGTCTTCTTCAAAGCGCATTTTAAAGATAATACGTTGTTGTGCAGGAAGACTATCTATGAGCTGATGAAAGGCTTGAAGAAACTCCTTATGTAAAATTTTTGCATCGGCATCACCCTGGGTACCTTCTAATTCACCTACTGTATCAGGAAGCGCTGCATATCTTCCTTCTTTCTCCAAATGTTTGAACACCCCATTTCTGGCAGCCACATTTAAATAAGCCGGAAGATTTTCAATTGGAGTCCTTGTGCCCCTGATCCAAAGCTGGACAAATACATCCTGAGCAATATCCTGAGACCGTTCCATATCATTCAACCTTTTAAAGGCCGTATTAAAAACAAGCCTCCAGTACCTGTTATACAAAATATCAAAAGCAGGCTTGCTCCCTTCACTCAGTTGGAGCAAAAGCTCATCGTCCCCGGAACTATTTAAACTGTCAGCGTACATCTTCCCCTTTAACAACCAAATCTATAAATATTTATAATATTACCTATAGTTGGCTGCTATAAACACCAAATAGCTTATAGCCATAACAAGAGATGAATCGACCTTTTCAGTATAAATTTTAACTTCCATCAAATACATATTCATAAGTCTTGTAATTTCTATAGATCATGATTCTTTTTAAGTTTTTATTCTTATTCAGAATGGAATTTTTAATATGCTCAGCAATAGTAAAGATGGAGTCTTGTTCAAGACTTTTATTTGCGGGTAAATCAATGGACAAGCATAGTCGAAAGGTATAATTATGATAAAATCTTTCTATTTTGCTATTGTATTTTTTCTCCAATTCTTTAAAATATACTTGTTCCTGTGATGATAATTCTGGTTGCTTAATTTGTTGCCCAGGTTGCATTAGCCAATAAAACGGATTAAAAATAAATGCCAATGCGATGCTAAATAAGATGCCGGCTATAATTATTTTGGTTGATCTTTTCATGTAACTCTTGTCTTTGGCAAAATGGGTTCTACAGAAACACTCAGTGGGTATCAATCCATTCTTTCATTACAACCCAAAGTGATTAAAAACAAATGGTTAAATATATCTCTCACTTATGAGATTTATATGTATATTAGTATAACTAATCAAAAAACCCTATTATGAAAAATTTAAAAACACTTACGAGAAATCAAATGAAAAACCTAACTGGAGGTGGAGAAACTTCAAGACTTGCAGGCGGTTGTACTTACAAATGTTGCTTAAATTCAAATCCCCAAAATTGCAGTGCATCTGTAACATTTACAGTAGAAGAATCTGGGTCAGCTAGTTGCGTTTCAGGCGCGCATCTTGTTGAAGTAGTTTAAAATTCAAAGTACAGCTGGTAAAATATCAGCTGTACTTTTTTTTCGATGTATTAATGCACTTCATCTCTTCCCAACTACATTAATAAAAGGCCTGATCATTCCTTTCCCATCCTGACCAGTTACTTCTTCGGTCATTTGTCTGACTTCAATATTTACGAAACCTGCTTTCTTGAAAAACGTTTTGACCTCATTAATATCATAAAAATTAAAATCGGCCTGTGTCCAGGGCAGCTCTGCTCCATTTTTCTTGTCTATAAATGACAAACTAAGTTTTTCTCCGATCCGTAGCACACGATATATTTCCTTTAAATGAGACACGGGATCCTTCCAGAAATAAATGGTATTTACGGTAAAGCAACCATCAAAGAAATTATTTCCAAAATCCAACTTACCATCTTCTTTTGCATGGCTAAATTGGGCTGTCCCCCCATTTATTTTTAATGCTGGGGCTGATGAAGCCGCCACTACCAACGTTTCAGAAATATGATTGCCGTAATAACTAATTCCTGTAGCTTTTTTAAAAAGAAACGGAAGATATTCCCTGCTTTTAAAGCCGATTTCCAAAACCAAAGCATGGTCGGCTAATTCCAGCTGATCCAGGGTTTTGGAAATCATCGTACGACTAAAAGGCGAAACGTCAGTCGTATTTTTCTTGCCTGCTTCTTTAATAAAATCTATCTGCTCTTCCATATTTTGCTTTCTAAATCTCTTTCCAAATAAATTCTATAAATAGTCTCGATTTCTTGTGAGCCTATTCGGCGCGCAAATTCAGAAATAGCGATTACAGGGATTTACACAAAAGGGATTTTCTTTTACAGGAAATTGTAATTTTTGAAAATCGGAATCATAAAAGGTCTTTTTTATGATTATCATTGCCATTATGTCAATTAATGTTGGTAAAGATTATGGGGCCTGGAAAAAAGTAGGTGGGAATTTCGAACCCTTTTCTAATCAGGGACAATTCATTAAAGAAAGCAGAGACCGGTACAATTTTTCTTTTAGCGATGCGGAATTCCTGCAGATCACCACTCCGGATCTTTATATCGTATATGGGGACATTTCATTCAAACAGCGTCAAATCTATTTCAGTCCCAACAATGATAAACGGGATATGATTAAGTTGCGTTTCACCCTATCTGGTAATGGAACCATATATAACGAGGTGAACAAGCAACGCTATATCTTTAATTCCAACCAGCAAAACATCATTTATATGCCTGAACTGGATGGTACAGGTGAATATGATACGAACAGTAATTACCGTTTCTTTGAAGTCCAATTTGCTAAAGAAAAGTTTTTGCAACTCGCCGAAAACTCGAACAGGCCACTTCAGGTTTTAGCTGACCATATGGATGCAGGACGTTATTCGCAAATGGCTGAACAAAACCTGCCGATCTCCTGGGCCATGCAAAACTGTATGCATGATATCCTCAATTGTAGGTATACAGAAGGATTAAAACTACTGCTGATCGAGTCGAAATGCACAGAATTACTGGTGCTTCAGGCCGGGGCTTTTGAAAGGGCTGCCACTAAAAATGAAAACTTACCCTTGCAATCCGCTTATGATAAAGATTGTATTTATTATGCCCGGGATTACCTGATTCAGAACATCCAGGAGCCCCCTTCTATTGCGCAGCTTGCAAAGGTATGCGGCATTAATGAATTTAAATTGAAGAAAGGGTTTAAGGAATTGTTTAATAAAAGCATATTCGGTTATTTAAGTGACCACAAGCTAAACTACGCCAGGCAACTCCTGCTGGAGGGTACGCCGATAAAGTCTGTGGCATTTCAATCGGGTTATTCCTCCGTTCCACATTTTAGCAATGCATTTAAGAAGAAGTTTGCCGTTTCGCCAGGGAAGCTGAACGTATAATACTAAATCTGACAGTTACAATCCTTGTTTCAAGCTACCTGGAAGTATTTTATTGATATTTATCCAAATTTTCGGTCAGTATTTTCATCAGCTCATCGTGATTGATCTGCATAAATTGTGCGGAAAGGCTAAAGGGCGATCCGTAATTATTTACATTAAACCTCATCAGCTGCTTCCGCATTTTATTTTGCTCCTTTTCAATCCAATTTCCTGAAAGGTGTAAATCAATAATTACCAGTTTTGTGCGGTGAATTTTAATTTCTGAGAATCCCTGGATATCATCCCATGCGATCTGCACTGATGAAGATTTATTCGGGTTGAGGTGTAATCCTTTTTCATCAACGATAAGCATCAAATGATTTTTGATCAACTGTCTGATGGAAACATAGATGCCCAATCCGAAAAACAGAATTGAGGCAATTCCTACGCCTTTTATAAAGGCTGGACTTTGTACGCGGTATGCGCTGTCATTTCCCACTTTCATCACCATCAAAATCCCCATAATTACAAAAAACGTTGCCCCGATTAACAGTAGAAAAGACTTTTTCTTGCTCGAATATATTTCCATGTTTAACTCCTCATAAAGACATTAAAAATACACCTAAATAAGAATAAAGCAAATAGCAATACCCCCCTCATTTACCACCAACAACGATGTTAAAATAAATAGTTAAATATATAAACAATAAAGATACATTATACATATATTCGACATAGATCAATTTGAAGATATGATATAAACAACAAATTTTAATTATTTAACCCAACTAGCCTCGCAACTGACAAACTGGTAATTTATCATGTGAGAGTAAGTATGGCGCCAAATCCCTACATTCGTAGTCCAAAAGCCTCTTAGGTGGGGCTGGTGCTTGCTTATATTTTTGTATGATAACCGTTTCGAAAGAAATGGCAAAGCTGATGCTTCAATTCATTTTGAAGCTGAGGTGGGCTTACCAGTGCCTTCGGTTGCAAATATAGAAAGCAAGTGAACCAGCCCCTTCTACGGGCTTTAACTCCAATTCCGTAAGGCTTGTTTAATTTATTAAACATGAGCAGTAAAGACAACCTCTGTTACAACCAATTAACCAAAGAACAAATTTCCAACCCTCATCTATTCCTGGAATATTTCTGCAGGTGCGCCATGGATATTGAAACCTTCAGAACCGAAATCCTCAACCTCATCCGCTCCGCATGCTCTTCCAAAAAACATGGAAATCCGGAAGATTATTATTACAACTACAGACGCCTGCTTCAATGCTTAGAAGTTGCACATATATTCTTTAGAAGAGGTAAGAAATTCTCTATTGCAGCGAACCTTACCGTCTGTACTCCCTGTACCATAGATCTTTCTAAGTACTACCATACCCTTATCAATTCCCATTTCAGGAACCTCTCCCATGAGGAAATCAGAAATACCAATTGTTTCTTTAAAGACTTCTTCGGTTCGAGATCACTCAACGGCTGGCGCTTAATGTTCAGTCGGATTGTGGAATATGCTTACCGTACTCAAACCATTGATGAAGTATTGGAAGATGGAGCTGAGATGGTCATCATCAAAGAATATATCGAAAAACTGATTGAAGTGATGTATCTGATTGACAATACCCAATCCGTTATTTATCTCCAAAGCACCGCATCAATAAATTAATGGTAAATAGTGGAGCTCTACGAAGAAAAAGTAGCGCTCCTG comes from the Pedobacter sp. FW305-3-2-15-E-R2A2 genome and includes:
- a CDS encoding SusC/RagA family TonB-linked outer membrane protein, whose product is MKLTAILLLIGTMHIYAASYSQNVTVSRKNTTLETVFKDIKKQTGYLFFYSGKVNLNRQILNVELKNVPLEEALKACLTDQNLTFNIVDKTIVVRNEVVGNTTETASNRIDITGKVIDPQNQLGIPGVNITVKGNKNIRSQTNSKGEFKIDAQPGDILVFTYIGYKEKEVKVGDAKFLTVSMEDQVNQMSDVIVTGYQTIKKESYTGNAIVIKGEDLQRTNPQNVLKAIQTFDPSFRLLDNNLAGSDPNALPRINVRGATALPGIPANRDDVLDRNNLSSSFNLPAFILDGFEVSLQKVMDLDVNRVASITLLKDAAATAVYGSRAANGVMVITTKAPVAGKLQLGYNYELTFSGADLSGYQVLNAKDKIAYEQLAGMYRTGGSSGDTPQDVLDAQLFSRLRNVASGVDTYWLSQPLRNSYAQKHALNAQGGDQNFRYGIDMRYQTQPGVMKGATRDRFSGGMNFTYNPSPRLILRNDLSINQTNAVNSPYGSFSTYALMNPYFPKADSTGRIIQELANWRVNTFRNQDNQYKNVYVFNPLFEAGLNNFDKESYLEIIDAFSADYKLSPSLRIKGLISLNQTNSKSDLFRSPSSNEFYDYATDKLNNRGTYRYTTTNRTAVDGNLTINYNKQVADNFFNLVLGANVLSAKSDFKSVEAQGFSNDRFTNIGFARIYKENSGPGGNVLISRTAGAFFSGNYSYKNKYLFDGSFRMEGSSAFGSNKRFAPFWAVGTGWNIHNEEFLKGSAVISQLRLKASTGTLGSVGFEPYMSRSMYGYYSQNWYSTGIGAAQLGYGNSNLQWQKTKTYDAGLDIGLFKDRVVLSPRYYYKLTKGLITDISLAPSTGFTTYKENLGDMANKGYEIYLTANAINTSGWNVNITGNLAHNTNTLVKLSNSLKVLNSKIDDLQNDPAYNENAANGLISMPLLRYNEGQSLNTIYAVKSLGIDPENGKEIYVKRDGTLTYDYDIKDTQPVGNTTPKVAGNLGSNISYKNFMVSFSFYYRMGGQIYNQTLVDRIENADPRFNVDRRALSQRWLKPGDPALYKNIQDLSLTRASSRFIQKENLIELQSVYLSYDFKKDFVRKAGFQSLRTALTMNDIFRASTVEIERGIDSPFARSITFSLQATF
- a CDS encoding FecR family protein, yielding MKSAYKNYFRDILAKYRQHKSSLEETKFLETYYDMFEVNEDLINSENEPLFSELKEDIKAKIDQQIAGPKVKKLNYGWLKYAAAVLLLVSVSIYFFSDQQKSDPITQMDAAISPGGNNAILTLANGKKIALNDAAKGEISNQSGISVSKSKDGELIYTVVSREGDELSENTHNTISTPNGGQYTIILSDGTKVMLNSASSMTFPTSFKAADRRVELNGEAYFEVAKDKNKRFRVISGLQTVEVLGTHFNVNAYGDEKIIKTTLLEGAVKVFTAKKSVLIEPGEQAVLDKVDENSIAKHLVNINKETSWINGIFSFEGDDLKSVMRQVARWYDVNVIYVGPISEEKYFGEISRNSKLSEVIKILELNNVKFEVAGKTIKVSYDQRTPPQ
- a CDS encoding sigma-70 family RNA polymerase sigma factor, with amino-acid sequence MYADSLNSSGDDELLLQLSEGSKPAFDILYNRYWRLVFNTAFKRLNDMERSQDIAQDVFVQLWIRGTRTPIENLPAYLNVAARNGVFKHLEKEGRYAALPDTVGELEGTQGDADAKILHKEFLQAFHQLIDSLPAQQRIIFKMRFEEDLSSQEIANRLQISPKTVRNQLGKALNTLRTSLMLFYTLVLYCQTR
- a CDS encoding methyltransferase domain-containing protein yields the protein MEEQIDFIKEAGKKNTTDVSPFSRTMISKTLDQLELADHALVLEIGFKSREYLPFLFKKATGISYYGNHISETLVVAASSAPALKINGGTAQFSHAKEDGKLDFGNNFFDGCFTVNTIYFWKDPVSHLKEIYRVLRIGEKLSLSFIDKKNGAELPWTQADFNFYDINEVKTFFKKAGFVNIEVRQMTEEVTGQDGKGMIRPFINVVGKR
- a CDS encoding AraC family transcriptional regulator, encoding MSINVGKDYGAWKKVGGNFEPFSNQGQFIKESRDRYNFSFSDAEFLQITTPDLYIVYGDISFKQRQIYFSPNNDKRDMIKLRFTLSGNGTIYNEVNKQRYIFNSNQQNIIYMPELDGTGEYDTNSNYRFFEVQFAKEKFLQLAENSNRPLQVLADHMDAGRYSQMAEQNLPISWAMQNCMHDILNCRYTEGLKLLLIESKCTELLVLQAGAFERAATKNENLPLQSAYDKDCIYYARDYLIQNIQEPPSIAQLAKVCGINEFKLKKGFKELFNKSIFGYLSDHKLNYARQLLLEGTPIKSVAFQSGYSSVPHFSNAFKKKFAVSPGKLNV
- a CDS encoding STM3941 family protein is translated as MEIYSSKKKSFLLLIGATFFVIMGILMVMKVGNDSAYRVQSPAFIKGVGIASILFFGLGIYVSIRQLIKNHLMLIVDEKGLHLNPNKSSSVQIAWDDIQGFSEIKIHRTKLVIIDLHLSGNWIEKEQNKMRKQLMRFNVNNYGSPFSLSAQFMQINHDELMKILTENLDKYQ